One window of Equus asinus isolate D_3611 breed Donkey chromosome 7, EquAss-T2T_v2, whole genome shotgun sequence genomic DNA carries:
- the YY1 gene encoding transcriptional repressor protein YY1 isoform X1, producing MGRSIGGGGGARGRAGEWERGWAGRGERKSREAKPERSVAAAAAARSGLGVRSWYLCGRRRRRRRKGEAERRPGGREEARPERAAEARRGGAPGRAAAERARGAPRRGGGQARRRRRRARPFPPPPAPSPPARRLPPSAFLPHGRPPPRPPARSPGAEAAAAVAAEPPAMASGDTLYIATDGSEMPAEIVELHEIEVETIPVETIETTVVGEEEEDDDDDEDGGGGDHGGGGGHGHAGHHHHHHHHHPPMIALQPLVTDDPTQVHHHQEVILVQTREEVVGGDDSDGLRAEDGFEDQILIPVPAPAGGDDDYIEQTLVTVAAAGKSGGGGSSSSGGGRVKKGGGKKSGKKGYLGGGAGAAGGADAGNKKWEQKQVQIKTLEGEFSVTMWSSDEKKDIDHETVVEEQIIGENSPPDYSEYMTGKKLPPGGIPGIDLSDPKQLAEFARMKPRKIKEDDAPRTIACPHKGCTKMFRDNSAMRKHLHTHGPRVHVCAECGKAFVESSKLKRHQLVHTGEKPFQCTFEGCGKRFSLDFNLRTHVRIHTGDRPYVCPFDGCNKKFAQSTNLKSHILTHAKAKNNQ from the exons ATGGGCCGATCGATtggcggaggaggaggagcgagAGGGCGAGCGGGCGAGTGGGAGCGAGGCTGGGCGGGCCGAGGCGAGCGGAAGTCTCGCGAGGCCAAGCCCGAGCGGAgtgtggcggcggcggcggcggcgagatCTGGGCTTGGGGTGAGGAGTTGGTATTTGTGTGGAAGGAGGCGGAGGcgcaggaggaagggggaagcGGAGCGCCGGCCCGGAGGGCGGGAGGAGGCGCGGCCCGAGCGGGCGGCCGAGGCGCGGCGAGGCGGGGCGCCGGGGCGAGCAGCGGCCGAGCGAGCGCGGGGCGCACCGAGGCGAGGAGGCGGgcaagcccgccgccgccgccgccgcgcccgccccttccccccgccgcccgccccctctccccccgcccgccgccttcctccctctgccttccttccccaCGGCCGGCCGCCtcctcgcccgcccgcccgcagccccGGAGCCGAGGCCGCCGCGGCCGTGGCGGCGGAGCCCCCAGCCATGGCCTCGGGCGACACCCTCTACATCGCCACGGACGGCTCGGAGATGCCGGCCGAGATCGTGGAGCTGCACGAGATTGAGGTGGAGACCATCCCGGTGGAGACCATCGAGACCACGGTGGtgggcgaggaggaggaggacgacgacgacgacgaggacggcggcggcggcgaccacGGCGGCGGGGGCGGCCACGGGCACGCgggccaccaccaccaccaccaccaccaccacccgcccatGATCGCGCTGCAGCCGCTCGTCACCGACGACCCGACCCAGGTGCACCACCACCAGGAGGTGATCCTTGTGCAGACGCGCGAGGAGGTGGTGGGCGGCGACGACTCGGACGGGCTGCGCGCCGAGGACGGCTTCGAGGACCAGATCCTGATCCCGGTGCCCGCGCCGGCCGGCGGCGACGACGACTACATCGAGCAGACGCTGGTCACCGTGGCGGCGGCCGGCaagagcggcggcggcggctcgtcGTCGTCGGGCGGCGGCCGCGTCAAGAAGGGCGGCGGCAAGAAGAGCGGCAAGAAGGGCTACctcggcggcggggccggggcggcgggcggcgcggaCGCGGGCAACAAGAAGTGGGAGCAGAAGCAGGTGCAGATCAAGACCCTGGAGGGCGAGTTCTCGGTCACCATGTGGTCCTCAG atgagaaaaaagaTATTGACCATGAGACAGTGGTTGAAGAACAGATCATCGGGGAGAACTCACCTCCTGATTACTCAGAGTACATGACAGGAAAGAAACTTCCGCCTGGAGGGATACCTGGCATTGACCTCTCAGATCCCAAACAGCTGGCAGAATTTGCTAG aaTGAAgccaagaaaaattaaagaagatgatgCTCCAAGAACAATAGCTTGCCCTCATAAA GGCTGCACAAAGATGTTCAGGGATAACTCTGCCATGAGAAAACATCTGCACACCCACGGTCCCAGAGTCCACGTCTGTGCAGAATGTGGCAAAGCTTTTGTTGAGAGCTCAAAACTAAAACGACACCAACTggttcatactggagagaagccctttcAG TGCACGTTCGAAGGCTGCGGGAAACGCTTTTCACTGGACTTCAATTTGCGCACACATGTGCGAATCCATACTGGAGACAGGCCCTATGTGTGCCCCTTCGATGGTTGTAATAAGAAGTTTGCTCAGTCGACTAACCTGAAATCTCACATCTTAACACACGCTAAGGCCAAAAACAACCagtga
- the YY1 gene encoding transcriptional repressor protein YY1 isoform X2: protein MGRSIGGGGGARGRAGEWERGWAGRGERKSREAKPERSVAAAAAARSGLGVRSWYLCGRRRRRRRKGEAERRPGGREEARPERAAEARRGGAPGRAAAERARGAPRRGGGQARRRRRRARPFPPPPAPSPPARRLPPSAFLPHGRPPPRPPARSPGAEAAAAVAAEPPAMASGDTLYIATDGSEMPAEIVELHEIEVETIPVETIETTVVGEEEEDDDDDEDGGGGDHGGGGGHGHAGHHHHHHHHHPPMIALQPLVTDDPTQVHHHQEVILVQTREEVVGGDDSDGLRAEDGFEDQILIPVPAPAGGDDDYIEQTLVTVAAAGKSGGGGSSSSGGGRVKKGGGKKSGKKGYLGGGAGAAGGADAGNKKWEQKQVQIKTLEGEFSVTMWSSDEKKDIDHETVVEEQIIGENSPPDYSEYMTGKKLPPGGIPGIDLSDPKQLAEFASARSKAAGNAFHWTSICAHMCESILETGPMCAPSMVVIRSLLSRLT, encoded by the exons ATGGGCCGATCGATtggcggaggaggaggagcgagAGGGCGAGCGGGCGAGTGGGAGCGAGGCTGGGCGGGCCGAGGCGAGCGGAAGTCTCGCGAGGCCAAGCCCGAGCGGAgtgtggcggcggcggcggcggcgagatCTGGGCTTGGGGTGAGGAGTTGGTATTTGTGTGGAAGGAGGCGGAGGcgcaggaggaagggggaagcGGAGCGCCGGCCCGGAGGGCGGGAGGAGGCGCGGCCCGAGCGGGCGGCCGAGGCGCGGCGAGGCGGGGCGCCGGGGCGAGCAGCGGCCGAGCGAGCGCGGGGCGCACCGAGGCGAGGAGGCGGgcaagcccgccgccgccgccgccgcgcccgccccttccccccgccgcccgccccctctccccccgcccgccgccttcctccctctgccttccttccccaCGGCCGGCCGCCtcctcgcccgcccgcccgcagccccGGAGCCGAGGCCGCCGCGGCCGTGGCGGCGGAGCCCCCAGCCATGGCCTCGGGCGACACCCTCTACATCGCCACGGACGGCTCGGAGATGCCGGCCGAGATCGTGGAGCTGCACGAGATTGAGGTGGAGACCATCCCGGTGGAGACCATCGAGACCACGGTGGtgggcgaggaggaggaggacgacgacgacgacgaggacggcggcggcggcgaccacGGCGGCGGGGGCGGCCACGGGCACGCgggccaccaccaccaccaccaccaccaccacccgcccatGATCGCGCTGCAGCCGCTCGTCACCGACGACCCGACCCAGGTGCACCACCACCAGGAGGTGATCCTTGTGCAGACGCGCGAGGAGGTGGTGGGCGGCGACGACTCGGACGGGCTGCGCGCCGAGGACGGCTTCGAGGACCAGATCCTGATCCCGGTGCCCGCGCCGGCCGGCGGCGACGACGACTACATCGAGCAGACGCTGGTCACCGTGGCGGCGGCCGGCaagagcggcggcggcggctcgtcGTCGTCGGGCGGCGGCCGCGTCAAGAAGGGCGGCGGCAAGAAGAGCGGCAAGAAGGGCTACctcggcggcggggccggggcggcgggcggcgcggaCGCGGGCAACAAGAAGTGGGAGCAGAAGCAGGTGCAGATCAAGACCCTGGAGGGCGAGTTCTCGGTCACCATGTGGTCCTCAG atgagaaaaaagaTATTGACCATGAGACAGTGGTTGAAGAACAGATCATCGGGGAGAACTCACCTCCTGATTACTCAGAGTACATGACAGGAAAGAAACTTCCGCCTGGAGGGATACCTGGCATTGACCTCTCAGATCCCAAACAGCTGGCAGAATTTGCTAG TGCACGTTCGAAGGCTGCGGGAAACGCTTTTCACTGGACTTCAATTTGCGCACACATGTGCGAATCCATACTGGAGACAGGCCCTATGTGTGCCCCTTCGATGGTTGTAATAAGAAGTTTGCTCAGTCGACTAACCTGA